cctttgTCTCCTCgctcaacctcgccgccacctcgTCCCACTCACTCTCCAACGATTACGACACCGCCAGCCCCGAAAAAGAAGCGCTCCTCATCCCGCTGACCCAGGCCATCAGCAAAATAATCTACACCCTCTGCAAGATTCGCGGTGAAAAGGTCGTGGTACGGTTCCTCGGGAACGAAGTCTCCTGGCTGGAACCCCTGCTGTCATTTACAGAACAATGccaaaaaaccaaaacatGGGAAGAGAGGTATGTCgggctgctgtggttgagCCATTTGCTGTTTGCGCCTTTTGACCTGGCCACCATTTCATCAAACAACTACGAGGATgcggatgatgaagacgaagacgaagagaagaagacggtggtggaggggctggaCCTGCAGTGGGAGAAACTACCGGGAATCACGGTTCGGGTCTTGCCTCTGGCGATTCGGTATCTGGCTAGCCCAGGGAAGGAAAGAGACGCGGCCAAGGCTCTGCTGGTCAGGTTGGCGCTGAGGAGGGACATGCAAGAACTGGGAGTGTTGGATGCTATGGTCAGGTGGGCGCTCAAAGCGCTGAGGCCAAAGCAGGAGAAGACGCCATATCATTACATTGGTGTGTTGAGCTTTCTGGCGGGGGTGTTGACTTCTTCGGCGGATACGTCGGATATGGATCCGTACTTGGTGATGGTTTTTCATGCTGTTCATGGGGCTGCTGAGAACAGGCAGGAGAGCGTCATGGCGTCTGCGTTGGCAAGGAAGGCGGTTATCAAGGTTATAAGGGCCGTGGCGGTGTTGTTTTTGAGGGAAAACAAGGATTTGTATGAGGATATTGTCGGATTGGGGCTGGTGGAAACCACGGTTGGGTTTTTGTTGGATTGTCTTGGGGACAATGACACCCCCGTGAGGTTTGCGGCCAGCAAGGCTCTGAGCATTATTACGTTGAGGTTGGATCAGTACATGGCCAGCCAGGTCGTGGAGGCCGTGCTGGAGGGACTGAACAAGAATGTGTTGGAGGGTAGAGAGACGCCTGGAAAGAAGGACTTGAGTGCAGTCAACCCGTTGGAGTGGCATGGGCTAATGCTCACCCTCTCACACCTGTTGTATCGGAGGTCACCACCGGCCGATCAGCTGGCCGAGATAGTCCAGGCACTTATTACGGGACTGTCATTTGAACGCAGAGCTCTCTCGGGAGGCTCGTCGGGGACAAACGTCAGGGATGCAGCATGCTTTGGAATATGGGCCATGGCCAGGAGATACACCACGAAAGAACTGCTTGCGGTCCCGACAGAGTCCATGATCATAGGGGCGCATGCTCCGGGTAGCTCTGTCTTGCAAATCACAGCTACGGGGCTAGTTGTGGCTGCTTGCCTGGATCCTGCGGGCAATATCAGACGTGGCTCCTCAGCTGCGCTCCAAGAGCTGATCGGGCGACATCCCGATACAGTCACAGAAGGCATCTGGGTTGTGCAAACGGTGGACTATCACGCTGTTCCCTTGAGAGCCAGAGCGCTCCAGGAGGTTGCTCTGGGTGTCACCAAGCTTTCGCCACGATATGGCGAGGCTATACTGGAGGCGTTGCTCGGATGGCGAGGTGtcggtgatgctgatgctgcttCCAGACGGGCGGTCGGGGCTTCTTTCGGGGCGTTGACTGCAGAATTGGCCTTGACAACCCCGGATCCCCTCAAGAGGCTTCGACAATCAGTCAGCTTAGCCAGAGGCGTCCTAACATCTCTCCAAGCGCGTCAGGTGGAGGAAAGACATGGCTTGTTGATGAGTATAGCTGGTGTGTTCGATGGATTTCCCAAAGTTGTCGGCGGGCAGGCGGATTATAAAAGTGAAAGCCTCATCAGCTTTGTCAACTCTTCCGCAGACGGGGTGCTCGAAATTCTCGAAGACTGCAACGCAAAGATTTATCGGCGTCCAGAGCTTGTCGCGGAAGGAGCCAGCAGGCTGATAATTTCTGCGGCCCCTATCCTCCAAGCTGTTATGTCCACTTCCGGTGTTCAAAATTCACCCACAGCAATAGTATCTGGGCCAGAACTGATAGAAGAAAACGCAGGCGAGATCACCCAGCTGGTGAGGGCCCtaggagaaagagaaggccCGGTCAAGGGATTTGTCAAGCTCACGAGAACATACCTGGCAAAGTGGCTTCTCACGCAAGAGCCGGACCTGATCACACCTGCTGCAGACGCAGCTCTCGCTATGCTCATATTTAGCGACGATGGTGAGCGCGAAGAAATTGTCAGGGAGTGGGCAGGAATTGTTCGGCACCGCCCGACATCATCCAGAGTTGCCACATGGGGCGGGCATTTCTCTGCACTTGCCATGTCCTACTCGATAgcctccaccctccaaacGGTTCAAATCAAGAACTTGATCTGTGATTCATTTGTGGAGAGGTGGAACACGGATCCATATACCGATGTTCATGTTGCTGTCCTTCAGAGTCTTACGAGGAGCAACAGCAAGAGCGGTTTGCTGAGGGACAATACGGATATTTTCCTACCTCTGATAGCAGAGGGCCTGGATGACTACACCACCACGGCACAAGGCGATGTTGGTTCTATGGTGAGGTTCCAAGCCATCCGGGCGACAAAAGCCTTGTGGACAGAGCCACCTTCTGGGCCTTTGGTCGAAGGTTTAATCCTGAGGATCCTGCGCCTGGCAGCAGAGAAACTGGACAGAGTGCGCGCAGAGGCCCAGGTTGCCCTCTCTCTAGTCTTGAAACCAGAGCATGTTTTCCGGCGTCCCCCCTTGTCACATCACGCTAACCTTTCTTCTATCAGATTCAGAGCCTCGTTCCTCCAaacaaccttctcctcgaccGCGTACTTCACCtcactcctctccctcccctccaagcTCCTCGATTCTGTCTCCTCGTCAACTTTgttctccaacccccaagaGTGGCTCTGCTCCCTGTTATCAGGCTACGTCTCCTCGGCAGACACGGGCAACGAAGAGCTTGTCATCGCCACCAGATCCGCTCTCTTGTCGCACTGTCTCGCCTCCCCTGACATTACCCTGGACATCGTCACCGCTCTGATATCGAACCTGAGGACTCATCAGAAAAACGACAGGGTGCTGGTCCCGACACTGGAAGTGTTGAGATTCTTGCTTGACATGTCTGTTGTCTCTCCTGAGGGGATAAACTGGAAGACGCTGTGTCTGCTTGTGCAAAAGGCGGCGTATAAAACGGGGAATGTGAGGAAACTGGAAGCCTGTATTGGGCTGTATGGCGGAGTTGTTCTacagggggaaggggaggggagagaggaagcCAAGAAAAGACTGGGAGCGTTGATGGTACATCCTTGGCCTAGGGTGAGGAGTGCGGTTGTTGATCAGCTTTGGAGGGTGTACAGCAGCGGCAGTAacggtgaggaggaaaaaggggggaagtTGCTTGGTACTGATTGGGGAGCTACCAATAAGGGGTCGATCCAGCAGCTGGTCAACGAGCTGGGGTTAACAGGTGCCTGATAGATAGCTTCCGCTCGCGATTTCGCCGGGTACGTGAAGCGAAGATCTAGAGAGATGGTATTGAGATGGCGAATGGCACACCGACAGGCTTGCTGACGGCCCGCTGCGCAAAAATGATTCCCCATGCGTATCTCATCCTGAGATAAGCTATCCTGAAGCAGTAGATCACTATCATATCACCGTCATCATTACAGCCACGTATTATTATCATCACTATCACCAATCATTTCACCGCCAACGCTGCCAACGCTCGGTTGCCGTCATTTAGTGTCCTCAAAAGATCAAATAGGAAAACAGGGCTGGCATACGATTGGAAGGTTCTTTGTGGGGAAACCAAGCCAAGAGCCAAGACCCCGTTCTGGGGCTGTTGGAGCTACGGGCTTGCATCCGGGCCAATCGGATGGGGCCCTGTCGAAGTCGAGTCAAGTCAAGTCAGATTGGGCACTTTATTTTTAGAGGACGGTGGTGAGAATAATAACTGAGAGGGTTCTGATCGGACCGAGGTCGATGACTTTGTTCTTTCTACAAGGGCTGGCATCACTAGCAATGTGTTGTctgtggctggctggctggctgctcAAGGCGAAGCTGCGGCTCTCTCTCGCTCCCGTCGTCAAACAACCCGAAACCAAGAGCGAGACTGGGATCGGATGGGGTCAATGCAGAACCTAGCAGTTTATCTGTCTTGATTTCTTCGATCTGGAACATGTCGAGTGTTGTGTGGTGTTCGTATGTGTGATATGCCTCATCAACCGCTTTGATCATTGCAGGGTGCTCGAGTGACACCTGATGTCGGGAggacgggaaggggggttaCATTCCTCGAAGGCAACTGGGACCAAAGGAGTCCACTATCACAAAAGATCTTTCACTTGTTGTGTAAATAGTTGTGTTTACAATTGGAAGATGTGAGCTCAGATCGAATTGTGAGGGTATCTGTGCAAAGAGGGACTGAAGACATTGGAGGGGTTGGCTCTTGCTCTTCACAAGCTTCACAAGCTTTCCCCACACTCTCAAGCTCTTGATGCAAttccccaccatcaaagaGACACTCGACTCTCACAAGGCTTTGGCGTTGCCTTGAACGTAAAAGCTCGTCTTgatacatatatatatatatgtatatgTCGTGAACGCCCATCATGTTCAAAACCGCATCACAAGACCTGATCTTCAGACATTTCCATATTAAATATCACCTGTCGTCCCTTCTGATTGTGCATCTACCCATATTCGTACCACCTCATGCGAACACGGGATGGAATCTCTCTGACCGTCACACAAGAACTCCTCCCCTGCTAACAATTTGCTTACCTAACCCTTGAGTCACCTCGTACTTCgtaccaaaaaaaaaaaacgaaaagaaCCAAGACCTGCGAGCCGTGCCGGCGTCCAACCTTTCCCATGTCGCCGATTAATATCGAGAACAATTCCACCCTATCCAATCAACTCAAAATTACCTCCGGATTGCGAATCCACCTCGTGACACGCGGGCGCCCGACCAACAAACCCCGACCCTTTgatcttctttttcttccttttcgtGACTTTCCCCCCGACGGGGTTCCTCTCAACGGGAAAACCCACTGCCCACGTGTGAGGCCTGTGGCCCCTTTGACGCCAGGGCATATCCCTGATGCCACACTAGATCGTAAAATGGGCTGGATTAATTGGACAACAAACTCCTGCCAGATCCTTCTTCCAACTACATTATGTACGGAATTTCCGTTGTTATGTGTAACATCGGTGTCGTCGTCACGATCAATTGATAGGATCCATGTCCgttgggcttttttttttcttttctttgatgTTTCTATCCATTTCTTGGCACTTTCGCTTGAAAGATTTTGTGTATATGGCCAAGGGGCTGCGGTGGGGGACTTAGGTGTCTTGTGCACAGGCCATATCAGAGAGAAATGGCAGCGCAACCACGAGGAAGCAGGATCTTGCTTTTGTGGTGATACGATCGCGCGCGTACACATATACGGAAAAAacaaacgaaaaaaaaaaaagggatgCTCGGTGGGGAGACGCCGTTGACGTACCAAGGGCGGAAGAGGCGTTTGTCAACAGTTTTGTCCAGTCCAGGGGCCGCGCTATCGATCGAGATGAAGGTGTGATTCGCAAGCGTGAGGATTACATTCGGCCCACGCATTTCATTTCTCGTCTCGATCTCATGATGATGTTCTGATGGGTGTTTATTTTGCTTGTGAAATGTCAGACACGGAGGAACTCTCACCTCTCTCCCAGTCCCTTGCTTGCATCCAATCCACAGACTTTTCATCTACAATGTCACAGATGGGGCATTTTTATAACGGCCAAGAACGCTCCCTGGCGTTATGCTCGTCATGTGTTGTtccctcctgctgctgcccgccCGAGACGAATGCGATATAGGGTTATTTTTGCCTTGTTTtgcttcccccctctctaAGTTTGTGCATTTGCAAGATTCTTGGGTTGCATCAGATGTTCTAAAAATTGATGAAGCAAGGTGGGAAGCGAACTGCGGAACGTAACGAGCCTCTTTTACGCTGGCTCCTTGGCTTCTTTTGCATCTTGTCTCAAAAAAGGGATAGGGTAAATGTGAGGAAAGATTGGCGAGGTGGTTGTGTAGAACAATctgagaggggagggatggggggtggttgtgaggGGCTTCTGGTCAAGCTTCGGTGGAAAATGAAGACACACACCCCCGCGCTCCAAACTGTCTTTTGAGTGCTTGACACAACCAGGACATCCCGCGCCCGGTTGCCCCAAATGGCAAAACTTAACGCGGTTGGCTGGATTGTTCCTGGGGGACGGGCTCCTTTTCTTGTCCTGATGGTGGCTTGACAATTTGATGGCCAATAAGGGCTTTCCTCCCCGCGCGCCGTGCGAGTGAAACCGAAGCAATCACGACATTGCAAGCAGAGCAGTTGGAAGAGCAAGAATCTCAGTGACGTGCGTGTGCTACGAAGCAGCGAATGGAAATTGGAGCGGGGCTATACCTACTGCCGAAGCTCGACGGAGTTTAGTCCGTCCTCTTGACGCCTCTTACCGCGTACTGTTGTATGCGATCTGCAGGAGCCAGCTGCTGTAACGATACCTTGTACGAGTCGCCAAAGCACTGAAAGAGCGGTCAGGCTTCTAAAAGATCCGAGCCAGTGTCGATATGTTGCCCGAAACCGTTGGACTGTAGGATGCGCTTCTCGCGGGGGACTTTTTAGCTGCAAGGGGCTTACTTTGCCTGATTAACAGAGATGTCACCGTCGCATATGGAAGGGGAACATCATGTCGGGATTCGGATGAAATGTCATTAGGAAGACTGGTTCGGCCACAACAGCCATGTAGGTTATGCGACTCGATATGCCCAAAGCCGCAACCATGAACAGTGAAAATATGGCAGTTGAAACTGTGCCGGGTGCAAAAGAAGACGAGGTGAAGGCGGGAGGGGGCTGCGGACCTGGCCAAAGTCCAGAGCTCTTGGAAATGCACGTGTCAAGACGTCTTTGGAGATAAAACTCAAAAATGCATGGCTTCTGCAGAACCAAAACAGGCCGTGATATACCTACCGCTCTGAGAGCAACCAGCTGCAGAGCGCACTTGTAACGGCCTGCCAGCCTCGCTTGGCACAAGAGATCAGCACGTTTTGAACCCGAATCGTCTGCCGAACCGGGTGCGGGGATTTTCGAGAATGAATCTTCTCAAAGCCCTCAACAATGGATGCTTCAAGCTTCAGATGTCAGAAAGactggagatggaggcgcCGGATGCGGAAGAGGCCGAAAGCCAAGTCGACGGGAGCGCGTTGTTTCAACGGCTGGCGCCGCTCCGCAACCCCAGCCAAGCACCTGCCACTGCCGGAGTGATTTTCATCAGTTTCGACTAGTAGCAAGGAGATCTCGTAGACGGCGGCCTTTTCGATATTGCCGTGCTCGCGAGTGAAACAGCGCTGTGCAAGCGCGGGTGCTGGCAATCATATCTCATCGAATAAAAGACTGGGCAGCGGCAGTGAAAATCTACCCCGCGTTACACAACTTGGACATTGCATACGCACCCCTATTCTCGAGTATCTCGCGGTGCTACATTACtctttgttggtggtggctatAGCGTTCCACTTGATCTCGAACAAAGAAGACACCTACCTAAACGCATCGGCTGATCACCGTCCGAAAGGATGAATGGGCAGCTGCGAGGGCAATGGGCGAGGGAATTTTGAAGCTGCCGGTTGTGACGTCCAAGCTCCGAGGGCCGATGTCACCGTGGCGGCCAAGCGCCGGCGCGGGAGCAGACTCTTTCACCCTCGGCTCCGTCTGCCGTCATCAACCCAGCATTTGCACAGCACGGGGAGCAAAATAGCAATAAATGAGCCCTATGCTAGGCCTGCCGAACTTCCATCGTCGATGCTGTATATGCTGCAAGATTCCCTGAAGTCCAAGTCACGAGAGCAGCCGATTGCCGATCACAACatgagagaggaaaaggggtcggtcgaggaggaagtaAGGTCGGGCTACTCTAGACGGCGCAGAGGGTCTTGAAGTCGTGGTTGAGATTCGAGACACTCTATGAACTGAGACTGTTTGTTGTAAAGACATTCTTGGCTTTTTGACTTGCGGATGACACGCCCAGATCACAAGAAGGGATGAGATGAGGGGCATTCCCGCCCGCGCCTACCTGCAGACAACCACTAcgtacacacacacacacacacacacacacacacacacacactcacacagAAACGACTTTCTCTTCGACCTGCAGCTAAAGGCTTGACACCCGTCCGATTCCATCCCTGACCGCTTTGCGGCTGCATACCCACACATGCTTGACTGACACACAATATTTCGACCTGATTCTTTTTTCGTGCTCGGAGCCGAGTTGAGCACAGTGTGCGGAGGGTAAATGCAGAGTCAAGAGTATGGAAGCGGGCACTTTCCAAGCGAAAGCCGCAGCTCACATGCGTCAACAGCCAGCCTATAGTTGCTGATTCTTACTGCGAGAAACACCGCATGCAAGTAGCACCCTGCCACCATGAAAACTTGACAGCAAAGCAGTGGCCAAAACCGTCTGGCCGCAGTGTAGAGAGGGGATGGCTTCCCCGCAGTGATGCTGATGTATGTAGAGGGACAGCATCAAATGGTTCAGAACTAGCGGTCGGGAGGCTGTCCAACCTGGCCTGATTATGGATCGCTGACGGGTTGCTCGACATGTGCGTCGCCATAAAAAGAAGGAATGGTCAGCGATGCGAGACAACCGAAGGCCACAGCATCTGCGGAAAATACAGGCGCAGGGGGTAGCAGGTATAAGATATTCAGAGGGATAATAACACGCACGCACGAGCCTGAAAATATGCCCCTATGGAGAGATGGAAATCGGCATGGGCAGAAAAAGGAGCCAACGGACAGCTGCCCGTGATCGACACGCAGCCTTCAGACTCGGCATCTCGCTCTTGTGATACCCTCGAGTTGCCAAAATTGTCTCCTGTTGGTTTTGTTATTTTGATCTTTCTCGTCCGTCAGCCGTGGTGTCGTGTCAGCACAAAGCCGTTTTCTTTCTCGCAAAGCGAACGCCGAGGCTTGCACGCAGAAggaaaaagggaaaggaaCGGCAACGGCCCTGGTCTTTTAGTCGCGGATCAAACCCACTGGCTCCACTAGTCCCCCTGTTAGCGTGGGTCCCCCCTTGGCCCGCAAGTGTGGCCTTTCGACCCGCTGCAATACCACGCGACGGAgcagacaagaagaagctggaagcCCACCCATTTCAGTCCACTTCTGGCCCAGCTGAACCACGCACCTTACCCCGACAAGGAAACCTCGCCCGACCCAGCCAAACCACCGACCTGACCACCtccaaacacaaacaacagCACCGTGACACATCACGCCTTTGGCCTCTAGCACGCTCTCACACCACCTGTCACCCCGGCTGGGTATATCAGCAacacaacaagaacaacaacaagaacaacaactcTTGCGACACCCATTGTTTGAATGACAGCGGCGCTTTGAAGGAATCGTCCGAACCCCGAAAAGATACGACACGACAATTCAATTTTCATCCGAACCTGCCGCCTGTCTTGACACGGGACTCCCCTCCTGGCACGCGTGTTCTAGTATACATCACACGCGCGTTTCCGAAGCATACCCTCGAGGCATAGGGGTCGTTTCCCAGAGCGgtaaatatttttattcCCCATCTTTCAAGTTGTGGTCGCGTAGGTGCATGCGGCCCTAGCGACACCCACAAATTGCCCACCACGGCCACACCACGACGAAgaactgctgctggcgggggtgaggaggaagatctAGCCATGGATGCGCTCAAGAATCTCGTCAGCAGCGTGCCCGACTGGCTGCACAAGCTCGATGAGCTCAACGGCCAGATTGAACAGCGCCAGAACGAGCTGGCCCAGCTGGCCGAAAAGGATAAAGAAAAGTCGCCGAACGGGAGGTCATCGAGCGCGCCAAAGTCGATCCGGAACAAGGGCTCAACAGAGTCGCTGAGGCCGCGCGATGAGCCCGAGGCGCACCCAAGGGaatcaacaccacagccCCAGCTCGAAACCCGGAATGAAAATGGCGATGCGACAGCGGATGCTGCAGCTGCGggagccgccgccgccaaggcGGGCACCGAGCAACCGCCGGCCAGCCCGTCCGACTCGCACTCGCCATCTGCCATTCAACGACAAGAAAACAAGGTGCGAGCGGCCGGTCAAGCACGCGCTCGGGCGACACTCAGGAAACGACAACGAACCGATTCGGTCATCAGCGCCGAGGGCGGCCCGCCAAAGTACCGGACCCGCAGCATGATCATTGTCTACTATGACAGCTACGTCCAGATCTTCTTTGAAGAACTCGTCAAGTTTGTGAGCGCCAGCCGGAACATGATGCGCAAAGCCAAAATGGCCGCCAAGGTAGCTCAGATCAAGCGGTTAGCAGAGCTCGACATgcccgatgatgatgatgaggacgagaAAAAGGACGGCGCTGGGAACGACTTGACTCCGGCAGCCGGCGATGGAGCCATCGTGGCTGCCCCTGCATCCCCCAACGCTGACGCCGAGGCAATCCCTGCTCTTCAATACGTCAGCACACGACGATTGATGGGCGGAGGGCCATCAGCGATGATGGCTGCCAGAGCATCCATGGGACGCGGCTACGGTCGAGCTGGCGCCCGCGGCAACATCACCCTTGGACCCGATGGAAAGCCATTACAGAGCGATGTCTATGATGAGCTTGACAAGGGACTCGAGTTTGTCCAGAGCATGTGCGAGCACGCCGCTCATCAATTCCTGCGGGACGGCGActgcggggaggaggtgatcaAGATTCAGCGGCGGCTACGAGAGACCAAGGAGCTGGCCGACAAGGAGATGGACCgtgtcaagaaggagggtcCTGCCCCTCTTCAGAAAGATGCCGAGGAGACTCGGGGCAGGAGCTATCGCCCGCAAAGCATGCGCAAAGACCACCTGAATGCCTTGAAGGCTGCCGAGACCAACGGACTGGGCAGTGAGATGAAGCTCGAGGTGGACGAtggagcggaggaggtggaggtggtgttgcccCCAAGGCTGATGTACAGGAGCACACGGGCGATGAAATCTCAATAAAACGGAGAGCTTTGGAGGAAGTGTCATGGCGACATACATATATATCCTGAATCTAATTGAGGCaacggagggggagaggaaggagcatTGCAGGCGCAAGTATTCACCACTGAATTTTGGCGCTGTGAAGAGGGTTTTATCTTGTCTATCATATCTTGTTACGGATCGCGAAGCGGAATGGATGCATGGCAGGCACCAAAACAGAACTTAACCTTGTTTATCAGAGAGAGACTATTTTACAACTACACTACAGCTTGGTCCTTGCGGACTGGTAGCATTTCTACATCATTGGCATGGAATACTGGAGtcttatttttctttctcttttttcttcttctttttacttttatacCGCGTCTTTATTACAACACCGTAACTGAATgaaggagggaggaaaaTGTGACAgcattctttttttatttatttaattttgGCTGCAACAGGGAGTATGTGGGAGGATTATGGGATATACCATATATAACGGCTTTTGATACCTGACTTGAAGATGATTTTTTAGGGTTTTCGATCTCTGGTCCCATCGCTGCTACCACCATCCGGAACACCGATTTAATCTGATGGGTTttggagaaagaaagaaagaaaggagagagagagagagagagagagagagcgagagaatGAATGAATCTCAAATACCCACATCCACGTtt
This genomic stretch from Podospora bellae-mahoneyi strain CBS 112042 chromosome 1 map unlocalized CBS112042p_1.2, whole genome shotgun sequence harbors:
- a CDS encoding uncharacterized protein (EggNog:ENOG503NYHU); the protein is MDALKNLVSSVPDWLHKLDELNGQIEQRQNELAQLAEKDKEKSPNGRSSSAPKSIRNKGSTESLRPRDEPEAHPRESTPQPQLETRNENGDATADAAAAGAAAAKAGTEQPPASPSDSHSPSAIQRQENKVRAAGQARARATLRKRQRTDSVISAEGGPPKYRTRSMIIVYYDSYVQIFFEELVKFVSASRNMMRKAKMAAKVAQIKRLAELDMPDDDDEDEKKDGAGNDLTPAAGDGAIVAAPASPNADAEAIPALQYVSTRRLMGGGPSAMMAARASMGRGYGRAGARGNITLGPDGKPLQSDVYDELDKGLEFVQSMCEHAAHQFLRDGDCGEEVIKIQRRLRETKELADKEMDRVKKEGPAPLQKDAEETRGRSYRPQSMRKDHLNALKAAETNGLGSEMKLEVDDGAEEVEVVLPPRLMYRSTRAMKSQ
- a CDS encoding uncharacterized protein (COG:O; EggNog:ENOG503NWFH; BUSCO:EOG09260APA), with the protein product MDAPVEDSDIKLQKVSADLISEFDTRLPLFLFRRQRSGDSSQKVRKQVTAREADRLIAGCLDPFQELPQLLDPHLSKWISLLSSAFVSSLNLAATSSHSLSNDYDTASPEKEALLIPLTQAISKIIYTLCKIRGEKVVVRFLGNEVSWLEPLLSFTEQCQKTKTWEERYVGLLWLSHLLFAPFDLATISSNNYEDADDEDEDEEKKTVVEGLDLQWEKLPGITVRVLPLAIRYLASPGKERDAAKALLVRLALRRDMQELGVLDAMVRWALKALRPKQEKTPYHYIGVLSFLAGVLTSSADTSDMDPYLVMVFHAVHGAAENRQESVMASALARKAVIKVIRAVAVLFLRENKDLYEDIVGLGLVETTVGFLLDCLGDNDTPVRFAASKALSIITLRLDQYMASQVVEAVLEGLNKNVLEGRETPGKKDLSAVNPLEWHGLMLTLSHLLYRRSPPADQLAEIVQALITGLSFERRALSGGSSGTNVRDAACFGIWAMARRYTTKELLAVPTESMIIGAHAPGSSVLQITATGLVVAACLDPAGNIRRGSSAALQELIGRHPDTVTEGIWVVQTVDYHAVPLRARALQEVALGVTKLSPRYGEAILEALLGWRGVGDADAASRRAVGASFGALTAELALTTPDPLKRLRQSVSLARGVLTSLQARQVEERHGLLMSIAGVFDGFPKVVGGQADYKSESLISFVNSSADGVLEILEDCNAKIYRRPELVAEGASRLIISAAPILQAVMSTSGVQNSPTAIVSGPELIEENAGEITQLVRALGEREGPVKGFVKLTRTYLAKWLLTQEPDLITPAADAALAMLIFSDDGEREEIVREWAGIVRHRPTSSRVATWGGHFSALAMSYSIASTLQTVQIKNLICDSFVERWNTDPYTDVHVAVLQSLTRSNSKSGLLRDNTDIFLPLIAEGLDDYTTTAQGDVGSMVRFQAIRATKALWTEPPSGPLVEGLILRILRLAAEKLDRVRAEAQVALSLVLKPEFRASFLQTTFSSTAYFTSLLSLPSKLLDSVSSSTLFSNPQEWLCSLLSGYVSSADTGNEELVIATRSALLSHCLASPDITLDIVTALISNLRTHQKNDRVLVPTLEVLRFLLDMSVVSPEGINWKTLCLLVQKAAYKTGNVRKLEACIGLYGGVVLQGEGEGREEAKKRLGALMVHPWPRVRSAVVDQLWRVYSSGSNGEEEKGGKLLGTDWGATNKGSIQQLVNELGLTGA